A stretch of Pseudomonas sp. LS.1a DNA encodes these proteins:
- a CDS encoding SdiA-regulated domain-containing protein, translating into MRRFVHPFPVLAVIGLILLGLAGQEFRLFERVWFNLKAWWQPAEQSIGLDRYRVVVEAQPIEGLDDDISALTYDPDRKTLFTVTNARSELIELSLDGRILRRVPLTGFGDPEAVEYVGPNSYVITDERQQRLIRVRLEDDTMFLDAGDAEQLTLGIGLNGNKGFEGLAYDSAGKRLFVAKERDPMLIYEVHGFPHDNPEQPYAVHVVQDRKRDSRLFVRDLSSLQFDERSGHLLALSDESRLVLELDVEGRPLSTLSLRKGFQGLQATVPQAEGIAMDEAGTIYLVSEPNLFYVFKQPAD; encoded by the coding sequence ATGCGCCGTTTTGTTCACCCGTTTCCTGTTCTGGCCGTCATCGGCCTGATCCTGCTCGGCTTGGCCGGGCAGGAGTTCCGCCTGTTCGAGCGTGTCTGGTTTAATCTCAAGGCCTGGTGGCAGCCAGCCGAGCAGAGCATCGGCCTGGACCGTTACCGGGTGGTGGTGGAGGCGCAGCCGATCGAGGGGCTGGATGACGACATTTCGGCGCTGACCTACGACCCGGACCGCAAGACCCTGTTTACCGTCACCAATGCCCGCTCGGAACTGATCGAACTGTCGCTGGACGGCCGCATCCTGCGCCGGGTACCGCTGACCGGCTTCGGCGACCCGGAAGCCGTGGAGTACGTCGGGCCCAATAGCTATGTGATTACCGATGAGCGTCAGCAGCGGCTGATTCGCGTGCGCCTGGAGGACGACACGATGTTCCTCGATGCCGGCGATGCCGAGCAGCTGACCCTTGGCATTGGCCTGAATGGCAACAAGGGCTTCGAGGGGCTGGCCTACGATTCGGCGGGCAAGCGCCTGTTCGTGGCCAAGGAACGTGACCCGATGCTGATCTACGAGGTGCATGGCTTCCCGCACGACAACCCGGAGCAGCCCTATGCGGTGCATGTGGTACAGGACCGCAAGCGCGATTCGCGGCTGTTCGTGCGGGACCTGTCGAGCTTGCAGTTCGATGAGCGCAGCGGGCACCTGCTGGCGCTGTCGGACGAGTCGCGGCTGGTGCTGGAACTGGATGTGGAGGGTCGGCCGCTGAGTACCTTGTCGTTGCGCAAGGGGTTCCAGGGGTTGCAGGCGACGGTGCCGCAGGCGGAGGGGATTGCGATGGATGAGGCGGGGACCATCTATCTGGTCAGTGAGCCGAACCTGTTCTATGTGTTCAAACAGCCGGCGGATTGA
- a CDS encoding SdiA-regulated domain-containing protein, with amino-acid sequence MPSPSSAPATPKRRFFLRWPFGLAVAAVIGYGVAVAMHWDDRGALWVKESFESTAERSESVWLPDYQVDIDAKPLPGMDDDEASDVAFNPRTRTLFAVMGKNPILVELSLDGDVLRKIPLNGWNNPEGVAVLEDGYLAITDERLHDLTVVKVDAQTTALNHDDFQSHDLGQSVKSNKGFEAVAWDPLRQRLVIGEERPPKLYTWNTDGRSPLTGEKKLLPSDELDLRNLSALSVDPRTGHLLVLSSDSNMLLELDEQGQQVSFMTLLGGFNGLQGTIPRAEGVAMDDKGNLYMVSEPALFYRFRKN; translated from the coding sequence ATGCCATCTCCCTCCAGCGCCCCGGCAACCCCCAAGCGTCGTTTCTTCCTGCGCTGGCCCTTCGGCCTGGCCGTGGCAGCGGTAATCGGCTATGGCGTGGCCGTGGCCATGCACTGGGATGACCGCGGTGCGCTGTGGGTCAAGGAAAGCTTCGAAAGCACCGCCGAGCGCAGCGAAAGCGTATGGCTGCCGGACTACCAGGTCGACATCGATGCCAAGCCGCTGCCAGGCATGGACGACGATGAAGCCTCGGACGTGGCTTTCAACCCGCGTACCCGCACCCTGTTCGCAGTCATGGGCAAGAACCCGATCCTGGTCGAGCTGAGCCTGGATGGCGATGTACTGCGCAAGATCCCGCTCAACGGCTGGAACAACCCGGAAGGCGTCGCCGTGCTGGAAGACGGCTACCTGGCAATCACCGACGAGCGCCTGCACGACCTGACCGTGGTCAAGGTGGATGCGCAGACCACCGCGTTGAACCATGATGATTTCCAGAGCCACGACCTGGGCCAGTCGGTGAAGAGCAACAAGGGCTTCGAGGCGGTGGCCTGGGACCCGCTGCGCCAGCGCCTGGTCATCGGCGAGGAGCGCCCGCCCAAGCTGTATACCTGGAATACTGATGGCCGCAGCCCGCTCACCGGTGAAAAAAAGCTGCTGCCCAGCGATGAGCTGGACCTGCGCAACCTCTCGGCGCTTAGCGTCGATCCGCGTACCGGCCACCTGTTGGTGCTGTCGTCCGATTCCAACATGCTGCTGGAGCTGGACGAGCAGGGCCAGCAAGTCAGCTTCATGACCTTGCTGGGTGGTTTCAACGGCCTGCAGGGCACCATCCCGCGTGCCGAAGGGGTGGCCATGGACGACAAGGGCAACCTGTACATGGTCAGCGAGCCGGCTCTGTTCTATCGCTTCAGAAAGAACTGA
- a CDS encoding FAD-binding oxidoreductase, with product MTHPAVIDELMTLVDPGKVLTDAASLEAYGKDWTKHYPPAPSAIVFPKTVAQVQAIVRWANTHKVALVPSGGRTGLSAGAVAANGEVVVAFDYMNQILGFNAFDRTVVCQPGVITRQLQACAEEQGLYYPVDFASSGSSQIGGNIGTNAGGIKVIRYGMTRNWVAGLKVVTGKGELLELNKDLIKNATGYDLRQLFIGAEGTLGFVVEATMRLDRAPRNLTAMVLGTPDFDSIMPVLHAFQAKLDLTAFEFFSDKGLARILARGDVPAPFETACPFYALLEFEASTEEVANEALATFEHCVEQGWVLDGVMSQSETQLKNLWKLREYLSETISHWTPYKNDISVTVSKVPAFLRDIDAIVAEHYPDYEVVWYGHIGDGNLHLNILKPEHMNKDEFFASCTKVNKWVFDIVKRYNGSISAEHGVGMTKRDYLGYSRSPEEIACMKAIKAVFDPNGIMNPGKIFAPE from the coding sequence ATGACTCACCCCGCTGTTATTGATGAACTGATGACCCTTGTCGACCCTGGCAAGGTCCTGACCGACGCAGCTTCCCTGGAAGCCTATGGCAAGGACTGGACCAAGCATTACCCACCGGCGCCCAGCGCCATCGTGTTTCCCAAAACGGTGGCGCAGGTGCAGGCGATCGTGCGCTGGGCCAATACCCACAAGGTGGCGCTGGTGCCGTCTGGTGGGCGTACCGGGCTTTCTGCAGGCGCCGTGGCGGCCAATGGCGAAGTGGTGGTCGCCTTCGACTACATGAATCAGATTCTCGGCTTCAATGCCTTCGACCGCACCGTGGTCTGCCAGCCCGGGGTGATTACCCGCCAGCTGCAGGCCTGTGCCGAAGAGCAGGGCCTGTATTACCCGGTGGACTTCGCCTCCAGCGGTTCCAGCCAGATTGGCGGCAATATTGGCACCAATGCTGGCGGGATCAAGGTAATTCGCTACGGCATGACCCGCAACTGGGTGGCCGGGCTGAAAGTGGTCACCGGCAAGGGTGAGCTACTGGAGCTGAACAAGGACCTGATCAAGAACGCCACCGGCTATGACCTGCGCCAGCTGTTCATCGGCGCCGAAGGTACCCTGGGCTTCGTGGTCGAGGCCACCATGCGGCTGGACCGTGCACCGCGCAACCTCACCGCGATGGTGCTGGGCACCCCGGACTTCGATTCGATCATGCCGGTGCTGCATGCCTTCCAGGCCAAGCTGGACCTGACCGCCTTCGAGTTCTTCTCCGACAAGGGCCTGGCCAGGATCCTGGCGCGCGGCGACGTGCCGGCACCGTTCGAGACCGCCTGCCCGTTCTATGCGCTGCTGGAGTTCGAGGCCAGCACCGAGGAGGTGGCCAACGAAGCCTTGGCCACCTTCGAGCACTGCGTCGAGCAGGGCTGGGTGCTGGACGGGGTGATGAGCCAGAGCGAGACCCAGCTGAAAAATCTGTGGAAACTGCGCGAGTACCTGTCGGAAACCATCTCGCACTGGACCCCGTACAAGAACGACATTTCCGTCACCGTGTCGAAAGTGCCGGCGTTCCTGCGCGATATCGATGCCATCGTCGCCGAACATTACCCGGATTACGAAGTGGTGTGGTACGGCCACATTGGCGACGGCAACCTGCACCTGAACATCCTCAAGCCCGAGCACATGAACAAGGATGAGTTCTTTGCCTCGTGCACCAAGGTCAACAAGTGGGTGTTCGATATCGTCAAACGCTACAACGGCTCGATCTCGGCCGAGCACGGCGTGGGCATGACCAAGCGCGACTACCTGGGCTACAGCCGCTCGCCCGAAGAAATCGCCTGCATGAAGGCAATAAAGGCCGTGTTCGACCCTAACGGCATCATGAATCCGGGTAAGATCTTCGCACCTGAATAG
- a CDS encoding fumarylacetoacetate hydrolase family protein has protein sequence MSYQHQYVDGTRIHFPLGKVVCIGRNYAEHAKELDNPIPTEPLLFIKPGSCVVPAEGGFKIPTERGSVHYEAEIAVLLGKPLSTHPSEEEVLDAISGYAPALDLTLRDVQARLKEKGLPWELAKCFDGACVLPPFVSAASFEDVTDIPVRLTVNGEVRQDGNSAMMLNPIVPMIQYMAAHFSLQAGDVILTGTPAGVGPFHVGDELVLELPGVSRFESRVL, from the coding sequence ATGAGTTACCAGCACCAGTACGTAGACGGCACGCGCATTCACTTCCCGCTGGGCAAGGTGGTGTGCATCGGCCGTAACTATGCCGAGCATGCCAAGGAACTGGACAACCCGATCCCCACCGAACCATTGCTGTTCATCAAGCCGGGCAGTTGCGTGGTGCCGGCCGAAGGTGGCTTCAAGATCCCGACCGAGCGCGGCTCTGTGCACTATGAGGCCGAAATTGCCGTGCTGCTGGGCAAGCCGCTGTCGACTCATCCGAGCGAGGAAGAGGTGCTGGACGCCATTTCCGGTTATGCCCCGGCGCTGGACCTGACCCTGCGCGATGTGCAGGCCAGGCTGAAAGAGAAGGGCCTGCCATGGGAGCTGGCCAAGTGCTTTGACGGCGCCTGCGTACTGCCGCCGTTCGTGTCGGCCGCCAGCTTCGAGGACGTGACCGACATCCCGGTGCGCCTGACCGTCAACGGCGAGGTGCGCCAGGACGGTAACAGCGCGATGATGCTCAACCCGATCGTGCCGATGATCCAGTACATGGCTGCGCATTTCTCGCTGCAGGCGGGGGATGTGATCCTCACCGGTACTCCGGCTGGCGTAGGGCCGTTCCATGTCGGTGACGAACTGGTGCTTGAGCTGCCGGGTGTGAGCCGCTTCGAAAGCCGGGTGCTTTGA